The Prosthecobacter sp. SYSU 5D2 nucleotide sequence CGAGCGTCTCATGCCCGTCGGCTACGGCGAAGCCGAAGCCGCCTACCCGGCTGATGCTAACGAAGGCGACAGGCGGCTGGACCGCAGGGTTGTGGTGTTCCGGATGCGCGAATAAAGCCTCCTTCCATTCCGCCATCAAATGCCAGAACACGCCCCAAATAAAGGGGCGTGTTATTGGGCTGGGCGCGCCGCTTTACCAACTCTTGGCGGCTGGGATTTGGTTGGCCTAACATATAATCAAAGTCCCCCCAACGAGAGGTTTTGTCAATTGTCGCACTGACCCAGTTTTCCCCTTGATTTATCAGGCTTCATGTCGCCTGACTCTGTTTCCCCATGCTAAGATATTGATCGGGAGGCTGGATTCAAGGGCGCCGATATTCGCCATTTGCCGCGGCGGTTTCGATTCGTCTTTTCAAGTAATCGGTTAGTTCAAAGACGAGCGTGTGAAGTTGATCATAGCCTACAACATCAATCTCTGTCTTCTCGCCATGGGCAATTTCGTTCCGCTTTTTCAGGAGGCTTCCATCTAGCACCAAGAAACGGGAAGTAAAGAAGTCATCACAGTAAATACCAACCGTCGTGAGCAGATTTATGAGAACTTTAGAACTGAGATTGTCCTCGGAATCTATTGAGCCCGCTAATGTGAATTTCCCTGTGTTTCCCTGATTGAAGGTCGCGAACTCAATCACATTTAGATACAACTGAATACGATTTGATTGACCGGCTTCACGAATTGCGCCTTTACTGGCAATCGCCACGAAATTGGTTTTAAGTTGGTCATATCGGAGACCTTGCCTTGCAACGAATCCCAGATAAGCCTCGCACGCACTCTTGGCAAAACCTTCCCAGTGCGCATATAGCAATGGCACTCCTGCACGAGCCAACAGTCTTTTCTCGTGCACACGATTTGTTGTTTGAATTGAGAAGCGAAGATTGGTCATCTCTTGCTTTCGCCAAGCAAGAGCCTGATCAAGAAAATCTGTTAACTCCGATTGCGACCTTATCTTCACGGTTTAAATAGTTCACGTCCAAGTGGAATCGTCACTGGTAGCCGGGTAGTTGGCCTGACTCCAGAACCGGTGCCCTTCGTGAACTGCTTATTGTTCCATATTTCACGATGGGTTGTCATTACCTTATCATTGCTGACGGCAAAATTTTCATCTTCCATGTAGTATCCAATCCCCAGCGCGATGACCTCAAACACCGAGATCAAGAAAGCCCCTTCAGCTCTGCTTTTAACGTGACTGAAACGTCTAAAAGTATCATCTTGGAGCGTTTGCGCTAAAGCATCGAAAGTGCGGTAGAAGCATCGCTCTTCCAAATTCCAGTCAAACTCCTTGTTCTCGGCTAAGTTGGTGATCCTATCTGTTAACCACGGTCCTAGGTCGGGCATTTGTGACAAGTCGGT carries:
- a CDS encoding MAE_28990/MAE_18760 family HEPN-like nuclease — protein: MKIRSQSELTDFLDQALAWRKQEMTNLRFSIQTTNRVHEKRLLARAGVPLLYAHWEGFAKSACEAYLGFVARQGLRYDQLKTNFVAIASKGAIREAGQSNRIQLYLNVIEFATFNQGNTGKFTLAGSIDSEDNLSSKVLINLLTTVGIYCDDFFTSRFLVLDGSLLKKRNEIAHGEKTEIDVVGYDQLHTLVFELTDYLKRRIETAAANGEYRRP